A genome region from Gemmatimonadota bacterium includes the following:
- the rpsU gene encoding 30S ribosomal protein S21, with protein MEVVVQDNESLERALRRFKRKVQRSGLYSELRKRRFYEKPSAQRKRKREAAIRRERRRQRRSASPRT; from the coding sequence TTGGAAGTCGTCGTTCAGGACAACGAGAGCCTCGAGCGCGCGCTGCGGCGCTTCAAGCGCAAGGTGCAGCGTTCCGGTCTCTACTCGGAGCTCAGGAAGCGCCGCTTCTACGAGAAGCCCAGCGCGCAGCGCAAGCGGAAGCGGGAAGCCGCCATCCGTCGCGAGCGCCGGCGCCAGCGCCGCTCCGCGTCTCCGCGCACCTGA
- a CDS encoding 3-hydroxybutyryl-CoA dehydrogenase — MEIKKVGVVGCGLMGSGIAEISAKAGLDVVVREVDADALAAGRKRIEKSLAKAVEKEKMTAEERDAAQGRLTWTTELADLASCDLVIEAIVESLEAKNELFGTLDGLCGPDTIFASNTSSLTITDMAAATSRPDRVVGLHFFNPVPVMKLVEVVRTIVTSEQTFERAFAYARAVGKVPIAAKDNSGFVVNLLLVPYMLDAIRQLERGVASIQDIDTGMVLGCGYPMGPFTLCDFVGIDTLYRISEIMFEEYREERYAPPPLLKRIVAMGRYGRKTGKGFYDWSGEKPVPLPI, encoded by the coding sequence TTGGAGATCAAGAAGGTAGGCGTCGTCGGGTGTGGGCTCATGGGCAGCGGCATCGCCGAGATCAGCGCCAAGGCGGGGCTGGACGTGGTCGTGCGCGAAGTAGACGCGGACGCGCTCGCCGCCGGACGGAAGCGCATCGAGAAGTCGCTGGCCAAGGCGGTGGAGAAGGAGAAGATGACGGCCGAGGAGCGCGACGCCGCGCAGGGCCGCCTCACCTGGACCACGGAGCTCGCCGACCTGGCGTCCTGCGACCTCGTGATCGAGGCCATCGTGGAGAGCCTGGAGGCCAAGAACGAGCTGTTCGGCACGCTGGACGGGCTCTGCGGGCCCGACACCATCTTCGCGTCCAATACCAGCTCGCTCACGATCACGGACATGGCCGCGGCCACGTCCCGTCCCGACCGCGTGGTCGGGCTCCACTTCTTCAATCCGGTGCCGGTGATGAAGCTGGTGGAGGTCGTGCGGACCATCGTCACCAGCGAACAGACCTTCGAGCGCGCCTTCGCCTATGCGCGTGCGGTGGGCAAGGTGCCGATCGCGGCCAAGGACAACTCGGGCTTCGTGGTCAACCTGCTGCTGGTGCCGTACATGCTGGACGCCATCCGCCAGCTCGAGCGCGGCGTGGCCAGCATCCAGGACATCGACACCGGCATGGTGCTGGGCTGCGGCTACCCGATGGGGCCCTTCACGCTGTGCGACTTCGTGGGGATCGACACGCTCTACCGGATCTCCGAGATCATGTTCGAGGAGTACCGCGAGGAGCGGTATGCCCCACCCCCCCTGCTGAAGCGCATCGTGGCCATGGGGCGCTACGGCCGGAAGACCGGGAAGGGGTTCTACGACTGGTCGGGCGAGAAGCCGGTGCCGCTGCCGATCTAG